ATCCGCTACCTCTCCGGTCTGGCCGCCGAGCTGTTCACCATGCGCGGATCCATGCTGCTGGCGGCCGTGGCCCTGGTGCTGTTCTTTCGCGGCATCCGGCAGGCGCTGCACTGGTGGCTGCCGATCCTGCTGCTGGCGCTCTCGATCCCGATCCCCGACGTGCTTACCACCTCGCTGGCGCTGCCGCTGCAGCTCCGTGCGTCCCGCTGGGGGGCCGCGATGCTCGCGGTCCGCCATGTGCCGGTGGAACTGTCCGGGAACATCATCCGGCTGCTTGACCCCGCCGGCCAGCCCCTGCGGGACCTGTTCGTCACCGAGGCCTGCAGCGGACTCCGATCGCTGACGGCACTCCTGTCCCTCGGCGTCCTGGTGGGGGGGCTGTGGCTGCGGCACCCGCTCAGCCGGTTGCTCCTGGTGGCACTGGCCATCCCCGTGGCGATGGTCGTGAACGCGGTGCGGGTGTTCCTGACCGGGTACCTCGTCTACTGGGTGGACCCCAAGCTCGGGGAGGGGTTCATGCACCTCAGCGAGGGATGGCTGATGTTCGTGATGGCCTTCCTGATTCTGGGCGCCTTCACCTGGGCAGTGGCCTGGGTGGAGCACCGGCGTGCGGGGGCCCCCGCCGATGCCTGACTGGACGCGCTGGCTGCCGAGCGGCGTGCTCGCCCTGGGGTGCATCTTCACGCTCGCGGTGGACCGCCAGCACCCCATGCCGATGGTCCGGCCCCTCGACCAGATCGCGGACACGCTCGCCGGGCGGGCCGGCCTGCGCGGCACGCTGCCGGAGGACCAGCTCGCGGTGGCGGGCGTGTCCACCTACCTGATGCGACGCTTCGAGGGGGCGGTGGCGCCGTTCGAGATCTACGTCGGGTACTACGAGCAGCAGACCCAGGGCCGCACCATCCACTCCCCCAAGAACTGCCTCCCCGGCTCCGGGTGGGAGGCACTGCAGCAGACCACGACGAGCGTCCCGACCTCGGCCGGGGCGTGGATGGTCAATCGGTACCTGCTCCAGCGCAAGGACCAGCGCGCCCTGGTGTTCTACTGGTACCAGGGCCGGGGCCGCGTGGCGGCCAATGAGTACCGGGTCAAGTGGGAGCTGCTGCGTGACGCCGCGCTGCTGGGCCGCTCGGAGGAAGCGCTGGTGCGCATCGTGGTCTGGCTAAATCCGGAGACCCCGGAGGACGTGGCGGCCGCGTGGGCCACGCGCGCCGCCACGGACCTGATTCCCGAGGTCTTTGCGGCGCTCCCCCCGCGCTGACCGGCGCCCGGCGCGGGACTACACCGGGCGGCGGGTCGGTTCCCAGATCGGATTCAGCTCGCCGCGGAGCGCCTTGCTCCACGCCAGGAACCCCGCCAGGTGCGTGGTGAGCACGAAACCGCACAGCGACACCAGGCGGGGCAGACGCCGCCCCTCGGGCGCCCGCAGCGCCACGGCGCCGAGCCCCGCGCCCGCCAGGATGAGCGCCAGCATCACCCGGGCCGCCACATGGTCCACCGCCAGCAGCGCCACCGCCACCACCGCGACCGGGGCCGCCAGGAACACGAGCCAGCGGACGAGCTTGTGGGACCAGAGCATCCACGCGAAGCGGCCATAGCGGAACGGATTGAGCAGGTGGCGCTTGAACCAGAGGGTCTCGAGACCGCGGGCCATGGTGCGGACCTTCCGCCGGAACTCGCGCTGCAGCGAGGAGGTGCGGGGGACCAGGCAGACCGCCTCATCCACGGACACCGCCCGAAGGCCGTGCTCCCGGGCCGTCAGGGCCGAGGCGAAATCGCGCGAGAGCGCGGCCGGCACCAGCGTCTCGTGCAACTCCAGCCGGATGGCGTAGAAGCAGCCGCTGGCGCCCACGATGGACCCGATCCGCGTTTCGAGCGAGCGGACCCACATCTCGTAGCCCACGTAGCCGGATTCCCCCTCATTGGCCTCGATGCTCAGGTCGCCCACGCTCACGTCACGTCCGGAGGCGACGCCGATCGCCGGGTCCTGGAAGACCCGGATGAGCGGCTTGAGCGAGGTGGGGAGGATCCGGATGGTCGCGTCGGTGTTGACCACGATGCGGCCACGCAGCTCCGCGAGGGCGGCGTTCTCCGCGGCGGTCTTGCCCGACCGCTGGGCCAGGCGGAGCAGTTCGACCCCACGGTCGGCGTACTCCCGCACCACGTCGTCGGTGCCATCGCTCGAGGCGTCGGAGACGACCAGGATCTGGCGCCGGTCGGCGGGGTAGTCGATCGCCAGCAGGGAGTCGAGGGTGCGCCGAATGGCGTGGACCTCGTTGTACGCGGGCACCACGATCGAGATCGCCGGCCACTCGGGCGGGTCCGGGTACACCGGCGGGGCCGGCCGGAGCCCGCCCCAGAGCTTGAGCAGCGCCGGGTACACGAAGTAGGCGTACCCGAACAGCA
The Gemmatimonadota bacterium DNA segment above includes these coding regions:
- a CDS encoding exosortase/archaeosortase family protein produces the protein MRDPLRLAPLVLTAVLFLLLFRQPFQLLLRDWWNDPDAGHGLLLAPLAAWLAWRRGLVSAAPERLLGLLLLVTAVAIRYLSGLAAELFTMRGSMLLAAVALVLFFRGIRQALHWWLPILLLALSIPIPDVLTTSLALPLQLRASRWGAAMLAVRHVPVELSGNIIRLLDPAGQPLRDLFVTEACSGLRSLTALLSLGVLVGGLWLRHPLSRLLLVALAIPVAMVVNAVRVFLTGYLVYWVDPKLGEGFMHLSEGWLMFVMAFLILGAFTWAVAWVEHRRAGAPADA
- the epsI gene encoding EpsI family protein; the encoded protein is MPDWTRWLPSGVLALGCIFTLAVDRQHPMPMVRPLDQIADTLAGRAGLRGTLPEDQLAVAGVSTYLMRRFEGAVAPFEIYVGYYEQQTQGRTIHSPKNCLPGSGWEALQQTTTSVPTSAGAWMVNRYLLQRKDQRALVFYWYQGRGRVAANEYRVKWELLRDAALLGRSEEALVRIVVWLNPETPEDVAAAWATRAATDLIPEVFAALPPR
- a CDS encoding glycosyltransferase — encoded protein: MHLMDVEVLLALSPGLLFGYAYFVYPALLKLWGGLRPAPPVYPDPPEWPAISIVVPAYNEVHAIRRTLDSLLAIDYPADRRQILVVSDASSDGTDDVVREYADRGVELLRLAQRSGKTAAENAALAELRGRIVVNTDATIRILPTSLKPLIRVFQDPAIGVASGRDVSVGDLSIEANEGESGYVGYEMWVRSLETRIGSIVGASGCFYAIRLELHETLVPAALSRDFASALTAREHGLRAVSVDEAVCLVPRTSSLQREFRRKVRTMARGLETLWFKRHLLNPFRYGRFAWMLWSHKLVRWLVFLAAPVAVVAVALLAVDHVAARVMLALILAGAGLGAVALRAPEGRRLPRLVSLCGFVLTTHLAGFLAWSKALRGELNPIWEPTRRPV